In Leptospiraceae bacterium, one DNA window encodes the following:
- a CDS encoding CopG family transcriptional regulator, with translation MKKSQKTTKANLEERFDAGKSVIDYFDLDTGIVRVNVDFPKWMVNALDKESKILGIARQSLVKMWIADKIDSLHSHEFPKRSKHRNVQSGK, from the coding sequence ATGAAAAAATCGCAGAAAACAACTAAAGCAAATCTTGAAGAAAGGTTTGATGCCGGAAAAAGTGTTATCGATTATTTCGATTTAGACACGGGTATCGTCCGCGTAAATGTGGACTTTCCAAAATGGATGGTCAATGCTCTTGATAAAGAATCGAAAATTCTCGGCATAGCACGGCAGTCGTTAGTAAAGATGTGGATTGCTGACAAAATTGACTCCCTTCATTCACATGAATTCCCAAAGAGAAGCAAACACCGGAATGTTCAATCAGGAAAGTGA
- a CDS encoding BrnT family toxin, translated as MKFEYDLTKSKLNKEKHGIDFEEAKNLWNNLIAVIPSKYIDEQRKLVIGLLDKKFWTAIITERKGIVRLISVRRSRMEEKKLYEKIAENN; from the coding sequence ATGAAGTTTGAGTATGATTTAACAAAGAGTAAGTTAAATAAAGAAAAACACGGTATTGATTTTGAAGAAGCAAAGAATCTATGGAATAACCTCATTGCCGTAATTCCATCAAAATATATTGATGAACAGCGAAAATTGGTCATAGGACTTTTAGATAAAAAATTCTGGACTGCAATTATCACAGAAAGAAAAGGCATCGTTCGCCTGATTTCAGTAAGAAGATCAAGAATGGAGGAAAAAAAATTGTATGAAAAAATCGCAGAAAACAACTAA